One stretch of Clavibacter michiganensis DNA includes these proteins:
- a CDS encoding SseB family protein: MTDSQDREPTPLEQAIARGQAGESDMTAVLTEFINTTVVVPTAMPLTPETDQLQPVLFDRDGVPMLAAFTHEDRIDEKVTSVADHVATIPAAELVQAIPEGTGLVINVGTTDGFEMMPEGVAQLADDVRRVIDQDEDGAPQAPVAPSPDAI; encoded by the coding sequence ATGACCGATTCACAGGACCGAGAGCCCACCCCCCTCGAGCAGGCCATCGCGCGCGGCCAGGCGGGCGAGTCCGACATGACCGCCGTCCTCACCGAGTTCATCAACACGACGGTCGTGGTGCCCACCGCCATGCCCCTCACCCCGGAGACCGACCAGCTCCAGCCCGTCCTCTTCGACCGCGACGGCGTGCCCATGCTCGCCGCGTTCACGCACGAGGACCGCATCGACGAGAAGGTCACGAGCGTCGCCGACCACGTCGCCACCATCCCCGCCGCCGAGCTCGTCCAGGCGATCCCCGAGGGCACCGGCCTCGTCATCAACGTGGGCACCACCGACGGCTTCGAGATGATGCCCGAGGGCGTCGCGCAGCTCGCCGACGACGTGCGCCGCGTCATCGACCAGGACGAGGACGGCGCGCCGCAGGCGCCCGTCGCGCCCTCGCCCGACGCGATCTGA
- a CDS encoding BlaI/MecI/CopY family transcriptional regulator codes for MSIGRQRPRGELEAAIMDALWDADEPLTAKDVVARIPDPRPALTTVLTVLDRLGQKGLVTRSDEARALTFAPARSRTDHAASLMSGALAATKDREAALLRFAGTLDGDDLTALRRALGGDDRA; via the coding sequence GTGTCGATCGGACGCCAGCGCCCCCGCGGCGAGCTCGAGGCCGCCATCATGGACGCCCTGTGGGACGCCGACGAGCCGCTCACGGCCAAGGACGTCGTCGCCCGCATCCCGGATCCGCGCCCCGCGCTCACGACCGTGCTCACGGTGCTCGACCGTCTCGGCCAGAAGGGGCTCGTCACGCGCTCCGACGAGGCGCGCGCGCTCACGTTCGCGCCCGCCCGGTCGCGCACCGACCACGCGGCGTCGCTCATGTCGGGCGCGCTCGCCGCCACCAAGGACCGCGAGGCGGCGCTGCTGCGCTTCGCCGGCACGCTCGACGGGGACGACCTCACGGCACTGCGTCGCGCGCTCGGCGGGGACGACCGGGCCTAG
- a CDS encoding copper resistance CopC family protein: MASPLHPRTPSPLRRAALAAAAAALVLGGALIPAGAASAHDRLVGSTPAADATVTDEPGTVALDFSEELLALDAQASGFAIQVVNSSDGSFHEDGCVAVDGSTATTRIALGTAGTYQVTWRAVSSDSHPIDGTYSFTYAPTGDTTGTPAILAAPACGDAWAGSAATATPEPEGTMTTQDAESVAPAPTSDAQSGASVPLAETAETTPVWVFVLIGLVILAAAVLVVVGVVRRSSRRFPGEDGSVGGPYDGADDPR, from the coding sequence ATGGCGTCTCCGCTCCACCCCCGCACCCCGTCCCCCCTCCGTCGCGCCGCGCTCGCCGCGGCTGCCGCAGCGCTCGTGCTGGGCGGGGCGCTGATCCCGGCGGGCGCCGCGTCCGCGCACGACCGGCTCGTGGGATCCACCCCCGCCGCCGACGCCACCGTCACGGACGAGCCCGGCACCGTCGCGCTCGACTTCAGCGAGGAGCTGCTCGCGCTCGACGCGCAGGCCTCGGGCTTCGCGATCCAGGTGGTCAACTCCTCGGACGGCTCCTTCCACGAGGACGGCTGCGTCGCCGTCGACGGATCCACCGCCACGACCCGCATCGCGCTCGGCACCGCCGGCACCTACCAGGTCACGTGGCGCGCGGTCTCGAGCGACAGCCACCCCATCGACGGCACCTACTCCTTCACCTACGCGCCGACGGGCGACACGACGGGCACCCCCGCGATCCTCGCGGCCCCGGCCTGCGGCGACGCCTGGGCGGGCAGCGCGGCCACCGCGACGCCCGAGCCCGAGGGCACCATGACCACGCAGGACGCCGAGTCCGTCGCGCCCGCGCCCACGTCGGACGCGCAGTCCGGCGCGTCCGTGCCGCTCGCCGAGACGGCGGAGACCACGCCCGTCTGGGTCTTCGTGCTCATCGGCCTCGTGATCCTCGCGGCCGCCGTGCTCGTGGTGGTCGGCGTCGTGCGCCGGTCGTCGCGCCGGTTCCCCGGGGAGGACGGCAGCGTCGGCGGACCGTACGACGGCGCCGACGACCCGCGCTAG
- the phoA gene encoding alkaline phosphatase produces the protein MTTTPSRTRRRVLPIAAAAVAATILLPAGAFAAGAALSQNGGAQRLAGDQTAQIRSEIKNASAKNVILLIGDGMGDSEITIARDYAYGAAGRLPGLDAPPLTGQYTTYSLEKSGDRKGQPDYVPDSAATGSGWATGTKTNDGAISVDIDGKPQATLTEIAKANGLRTGDVSTAEIQDATPAVQVAHVDSRSCYGPDSASCGDDALAAGGLGSISEQLLDTRPDVTFGGGSASFTQTAKAGRYEGQTLFAQADQRGYQVVQDAAGLADVKTADQTAPVLGLFTPGNFPTRFAPTPATVGGADLAPVTCTENPARLGSDLSLRTLTDKAISLLDTRKGGKGFFLQVEGASIDKQDHAANPCGQIGETLDFDESVQAAMAFAKKDGNTLVIVTADHAHSSQIVDSTPPTSLSAAVRTLEGGVMKLSYGTAGLGGSQQHTGTQVRVAAYGPGAANVVGLTDQTDTFFTMANALKLDRSTAALSKGASVVASDYRPDRGEEITVTGSRFAGDRQVTLTTSAGDLVGTYDVIDGKVAIPFTAPATAGPLTLTLTGVQTGKVVTAKVTVR, from the coding sequence ATGACAACCACGCCATCCCGGACGCGTCGCCGCGTCCTCCCGATCGCCGCAGCCGCCGTCGCCGCGACGATCCTCCTGCCGGCGGGCGCCTTCGCCGCCGGCGCGGCGCTGTCGCAGAACGGCGGCGCCCAGCGCCTCGCCGGCGACCAGACCGCCCAGATCCGCTCCGAGATCAAGAACGCCTCCGCGAAGAACGTCATCCTCCTCATCGGCGACGGCATGGGCGACTCCGAGATAACCATCGCCCGGGACTACGCCTACGGCGCCGCCGGACGCCTCCCGGGCCTCGACGCGCCGCCCCTGACCGGCCAGTACACGACGTACTCCCTCGAGAAGAGCGGCGACCGCAAGGGCCAGCCCGACTACGTGCCCGACTCGGCCGCGACCGGCAGCGGCTGGGCCACCGGCACCAAGACCAACGACGGGGCGATCAGCGTCGACATCGACGGGAAGCCGCAGGCGACCCTCACCGAGATCGCGAAGGCCAACGGGCTGCGCACCGGCGACGTCAGCACCGCGGAGATCCAGGACGCCACCCCGGCCGTCCAGGTCGCGCACGTCGACAGCCGCTCCTGCTACGGGCCCGACTCCGCCTCGTGCGGCGACGACGCGCTCGCCGCCGGCGGCCTCGGATCCATCAGCGAGCAGCTGCTGGACACCCGCCCCGACGTCACGTTCGGCGGCGGATCCGCGAGCTTCACCCAGACCGCGAAGGCCGGCCGGTACGAGGGCCAGACCCTCTTCGCCCAGGCCGACCAGCGCGGCTACCAGGTCGTGCAGGACGCCGCGGGCCTGGCGGACGTGAAGACCGCCGACCAGACCGCGCCGGTGCTCGGCCTGTTCACCCCGGGGAACTTCCCGACGCGCTTCGCGCCGACCCCCGCGACCGTCGGCGGCGCCGACCTCGCGCCCGTCACCTGCACCGAGAACCCCGCGCGCCTCGGGAGCGACCTGTCGCTCCGGACGCTGACGGACAAGGCGATCTCGCTGCTCGACACCAGGAAGGGCGGCAAGGGCTTCTTCCTCCAGGTCGAGGGCGCCAGCATCGACAAGCAGGACCACGCCGCCAACCCGTGCGGGCAGATCGGCGAGACGCTCGACTTCGACGAGTCCGTGCAGGCCGCCATGGCCTTCGCGAAGAAGGACGGCAACACGCTCGTCATCGTCACCGCCGACCACGCGCACTCCAGCCAGATCGTGGACAGCACGCCTCCCACCTCGCTCAGCGCCGCCGTGCGCACCCTCGAGGGCGGCGTGATGAAGCTGTCCTACGGCACCGCGGGCCTCGGCGGATCGCAGCAGCACACCGGCACCCAGGTCCGCGTCGCGGCCTACGGTCCGGGAGCGGCGAACGTCGTCGGCCTCACCGACCAGACGGACACCTTCTTCACGATGGCGAACGCGCTGAAGCTCGACCGCAGCACGGCCGCGCTCAGCAAGGGCGCATCGGTCGTCGCCAGCGACTACCGGCCCGACCGGGGCGAGGAGATCACCGTCACGGGCAGCCGCTTCGCCGGCGACCGCCAGGTGACCCTCACCACGTCCGCCGGGGACCTCGTCGGCACGTACGACGTCATCGACGGCAAGGTCGCCATCCCGTTCACGGCCCCGGCCACCGCGGGACCGCTCACGCTGACCCTCACCGGCGTGCAGACGGGCAAGGTCGTCACCGCCAAGGTGACCGTCCGCTAG